One genomic segment of Streptococcus salivarius includes these proteins:
- the thrC gene encoding threonine synthase, producing MTLVYQSTRDENNKVTASQAILQGLATDGGLFTPLSTPEVALDFDQLKDASYQEVAKLVLSAFLDDFTEEELDYCITNAYDDKFDTAAIAPVVKLKNHYNLELFHGSTIAFKDMALSILPYLLTTSAKKQGVDNKIVILTATSGDTGKAAMAGFADVPGTEIIVFYPKDGVSKIQELQMTTQTGANTHVIAIDGNFDDAQTDVKRMFNDVDLREKLLAHHTQFSSANSMNVGRLVPQVVYYVYAYAQLVKAGHIQNGDKVNFTVPTGNFGNILAAYYARQIGVPVGKLICASNENNVLTDFFATGTYDKKRDFKVTTSPSMDILVSSNLERLIFHLLGNDSTKTKELMDALVTKGEYTLADADKDILDLFAAGFATEDETAAEIKRVYDEDKYIEDPHTAVASAVYEAYVQKTDDHTPTVIASTASPYKFPRVAVSAVTGKDSGDDFKAVEDLHQLSGVAIPAAVDGLEHAEVRHKTVVAAADMQKAVESYLGV from the coding sequence ATGACACTTGTATACCAATCAACACGTGACGAAAATAATAAAGTAACAGCTAGTCAAGCTATTCTTCAAGGTTTGGCAACAGATGGTGGCTTGTTCACACCGTTGTCAACGCCTGAGGTTGCTTTGGACTTTGATCAATTGAAAGACGCTTCTTATCAAGAAGTTGCTAAATTGGTCTTGTCAGCTTTCTTGGATGATTTTACTGAAGAGGAATTGGATTACTGTATCACAAATGCTTATGATGACAAGTTTGATACAGCTGCCATTGCACCAGTAGTTAAACTTAAGAACCACTACAATCTTGAGCTTTTCCATGGTTCTACTATTGCTTTCAAAGACATGGCCCTTTCAATCTTGCCTTATTTGCTAACAACATCAGCTAAAAAGCAAGGTGTTGATAATAAGATTGTCATCTTGACAGCGACATCAGGTGACACTGGTAAAGCTGCCATGGCTGGTTTTGCAGATGTTCCTGGAACTGAAATCATTGTCTTTTATCCAAAAGACGGTGTTTCAAAAATCCAAGAATTGCAAATGACCACTCAAACAGGAGCTAATACGCACGTTATTGCCATTGATGGTAACTTTGATGATGCTCAAACAGATGTGAAACGTATGTTTAATGATGTTGATTTGCGTGAGAAATTGTTGGCTCATCATACGCAATTCTCATCAGCTAACTCAATGAACGTTGGTCGTTTGGTACCGCAAGTGGTTTACTATGTATATGCCTATGCACAGTTGGTTAAGGCAGGTCATATCCAAAACGGAGATAAGGTGAACTTCACAGTACCAACAGGAAACTTTGGTAATATCTTGGCGGCTTATTATGCACGTCAGATTGGTGTTCCAGTTGGCAAATTAATCTGTGCTTCTAATGAAAATAACGTCCTTACAGACTTCTTCGCAACGGGTACTTATGACAAGAAACGTGACTTCAAGGTAACAACAAGCCCTTCTATGGATATCTTGGTATCTTCTAACTTGGAACGCTTGATTTTCCACCTTCTTGGTAATGATTCTACTAAGACTAAAGAGCTTATGGATGCACTTGTGACTAAGGGTGAGTATACTTTGGCTGATGCAGATAAAGATATTCTTGATTTGTTTGCAGCAGGTTTTGCAACTGAGGATGAAACAGCTGCTGAAATCAAGCGTGTCTATGATGAAGACAAGTATATCGAAGATCCTCATACAGCAGTTGCCTCAGCTGTTTACGAAGCATATGTTCAAAAGACAGATGACCACACACCAACAGTTATCGCTTCAACAGCTAGCCCATACAAATTCCCACGTGTGGCTGTTTCAGCTGTCACTGGTAAAGACAGTGGGGATGATTTCAAAGCAGTAGAAGATTTGCACCAACTTTCAGGTGT
- the adhE gene encoding bifunctional acetaldehyde-CoA/alcohol dehydrogenase produces the protein MTKEIKQTKDIQTVIDELAIKGVEALNEMADFTQEQVDHIVHHAAIAALDKHMYLAKLAVDETGRGIYEDKAIKNMYASEYIWNSIKNDKTVGVIAEDKEQGLVSIAEPVGVICGVTPTTNPTSTTIFKALIALKTRNSIVFAFHPSAQKSSAEAARIVRDAAIEAGAPKNCIQWIEEPSIEATGLLMNHPKIATVLATGGPGMVKAAYSTGKPALGVGAGNVPAYIAADAKVKRAVNDIILSKSFDNGMICASEQAAIVDAAIYDEVKAEFEAHQCVIISKKADIAKLEKVVLNEARTAVNGAIVGHSAIEIAEKAGLKVPAGTKLLLAEIPDATMEHPLALEKLSPVLALIKSDGVEDGFKKAEGMLNLGGLGHTAVIHTENEELQLQYGIRMKACRVLVNSPSAEGGIGNIYNNMIPSLTLGCGSYGHNSISHNVSSFDLLNVKTLSKRRNNMQWFRVPPKIFFEKDSITYLRHIKAKRVMLVCDPGMVQFGYAALVKRQLELNRHDPMIEVFSDVEPNPSTNTVYKGLERFVDFQPDVIIALGGGSAMDAAKAMWMFFEHPDVSFFGAKQKFLDIRKRTYKIPYAEKTTFICIPTTSGTGSEVTSFAVITDSETHIKYPLADYALTPDIAIVDPALVMSVPASVTADTGMDVLTHAIESYVSVMASDYTRGLSLQAIKLVFENLEHSYRFGDEESREKMHNASTMAGMAFANAFLGISHSLAHKIGPMYNIPHGRTNAILLPHVIRYNGRDPQKHAMFPKYDYFRADKDYADIARFMGWGTDKQSDAELVELLAQKVYELGIAVGIDMNWKGQGVTKKLLQDTAYTLAEHAYEDQCTTANPKEPLISELKEIIEIAFDYKG, from the coding sequence ATGACTAAAGAAATTAAACAAACTAAAGATATTCAAACAGTAATTGATGAATTGGCAATAAAGGGGGTTGAAGCCCTCAATGAAATGGCTGACTTTACACAGGAGCAAGTGGACCACATTGTTCACCATGCAGCAATCGCAGCGCTTGATAAACACATGTATCTTGCAAAATTGGCTGTTGACGAAACAGGTCGTGGTATTTATGAAGACAAAGCTATAAAAAATATGTATGCTTCTGAATACATTTGGAATAGCATCAAAAATGACAAGACAGTCGGTGTTATTGCTGAAGATAAAGAGCAAGGTTTGGTCTCTATCGCTGAGCCGGTAGGTGTTATCTGTGGGGTAACTCCAACAACAAATCCAACATCTACTACTATTTTCAAAGCTTTGATTGCGTTGAAAACACGTAACTCAATTGTATTTGCCTTCCACCCATCAGCTCAAAAATCATCAGCAGAAGCTGCGCGCATTGTTCGTGATGCTGCTATTGAAGCTGGTGCACCTAAGAACTGTATTCAGTGGATTGAAGAGCCATCTATCGAAGCGACTGGTCTCTTGATGAACCATCCTAAGATTGCCACAGTACTTGCGACTGGTGGACCTGGTATGGTTAAAGCAGCTTACTCAACTGGTAAACCAGCACTTGGTGTAGGAGCTGGGAATGTACCTGCCTATATTGCGGCAGATGCTAAAGTTAAACGTGCTGTCAACGATATCATTCTTTCAAAGAGTTTTGACAATGGTATGATTTGTGCTTCTGAACAAGCAGCTATCGTTGATGCAGCTATTTATGACGAAGTTAAGGCTGAATTTGAAGCACATCAATGTGTCATCATTTCTAAAAAAGCCGACATTGCTAAATTGGAAAAAGTCGTTCTTAATGAAGCGCGTACAGCTGTAAATGGTGCCATTGTAGGTCACTCAGCTATTGAAATCGCTGAAAAAGCTGGTCTTAAAGTTCCTGCAGGTACAAAATTGCTTTTGGCAGAAATTCCAGATGCAACAATGGAACACCCACTTGCCTTGGAAAAATTGTCTCCAGTACTTGCCCTTATCAAATCTGATGGCGTTGAAGATGGATTCAAAAAAGCAGAAGGTATGCTCAATTTGGGTGGTCTCGGACACACAGCTGTTATCCACACTGAAAATGAAGAGCTCCAACTCCAATATGGTATTCGCATGAAAGCCTGCCGTGTCTTGGTAAATAGCCCATCAGCTGAAGGTGGTATCGGTAATATCTACAATAACATGATCCCATCATTGACTCTTGGTTGTGGCTCATACGGACACAACTCAATCTCTCACAATGTTAGTTCATTTGACCTTCTTAACGTAAAAACATTGTCAAAGCGTCGCAATAATATGCAATGGTTTCGCGTCCCACCAAAAATCTTCTTTGAAAAAGACTCAATAACATATCTGCGTCATATCAAAGCTAAACGTGTAATGTTGGTCTGTGATCCAGGTATGGTTCAGTTTGGCTACGCTGCCTTGGTTAAACGCCAACTGGAACTCAACCGTCACGATCCAATGATTGAAGTTTTCTCAGATGTTGAGCCTAACCCATCTACGAATACGGTTTATAAAGGCTTGGAACGCTTTGTAGACTTCCAACCAGATGTCATTATTGCCCTTGGTGGTGGTTCTGCAATGGATGCGGCTAAGGCTATGTGGATGTTCTTTGAACACCCAGATGTAAGCTTTTTCGGTGCTAAACAAAAATTCTTAGATATTCGTAAACGTACCTATAAGATTCCATATGCTGAAAAGACCACATTTATCTGTATCCCTACAACTTCAGGTACGGGTTCAGAAGTAACGTCATTTGCGGTTATCACTGATAGTGAAACTCATATCAAGTATCCATTGGCAGATTACGCTTTGACTCCGGATATTGCTATCGTCGACCCTGCTTTGGTTATGAGTGTACCTGCCAGCGTTACGGCAGATACAGGTATGGACGTTTTGACTCACGCTATTGAATCTTATGTATCAGTCATGGCTAGCGACTATACACGCGGACTTTCACTTCAAGCGATTAAACTTGTTTTTGAAAATCTTGAACATTCTTACCGTTTTGGTGATGAAGAATCACGTGAAAAAATGCATAATGCGTCAACAATGGCTGGTATGGCCTTTGCCAATGCCTTCCTTGGTATTAGTCACTCATTAGCACATAAGATTGGTCCAATGTACAATATTCCACACGGACGTACCAATGCAATTCTTCTACCTCACGTTATCCGCTACAATGGTCGTGATCCTCAAAAACACGCCATGTTCCCTAAATATGACTACTTCCGTGCAGACAAGGATTATGCTGATATTGCTCGTTTCATGGGATGGGGTACTGACAAACAATCAGATGCTGAATTGGTTGAACTTTTGGCACAAAAAGTATACGAATTAGGTATTGCCGTTGGTATTGACATGAACTGGAAGGGACAAGGTGTCACTAAGAAACTTCTTCAAGACACTGCCTATACTTTGGCCGAACATGCTTATGAAGACCAATGTACAACAGCTAATCCGAAAGAACCGCTTATTTCAGAATTGAAAGAAATTATCGAAATTGCCTTTGATTATAAAGGGTAA
- a CDS encoding M13 family metallopeptidase: MTRLQDDFYDYVNGKWAETAVIPDDKPSTGGFMDLDQDIENLMLDITGKWQRGEELPEDSILQNFVKYHKMVADFDAREAAGVAPVMPLINEIKALSSFEDYTSKLGTYELAGKPNLLPFSVSPDFMNAQMNVLWGEAPALILPDTTYYEEGNEKGPELLAIWRQMMEKLLAKFDFSEEEIKDILDKVIAGDAELAKYVLSNEEKSEYNKLYHPYEWADFKALVPELPLDAFFTEVIGQTPDKIIVPEERYWKEFAPTFYSAANWETFHAALKLGAALSWTLFLTEEIRVLAGEYSRTIAGVPEPRSKEKAALSLAEVPYSQALGLWYAGEKFSPEAKADVEHKVATMIEVYKARLEKADWLAPETREKAIVKLNVITPHIGYPEKLPETYAKKIIDESKTLVENAQALYEISIAHSWSKWNQPVDRSEWHMPANMVNAYYDPQQNQIVFPAAILQAPFYDLHQSSSANYGGIGAVIAHEISHAFDTNGASFDENGSLKDWWKPEDYEAFTARTQKVIDQFEGQDSYGAKINGKLTVSENVADLGGIAAALEAAKKEEDFSAEEFFTNFARIWRMKARTEYMQLLASVDVHAPGKLRTNVQLPNFDEFHKEFDVKEGDGMWRAPEDRVIIW, translated from the coding sequence ATGACACGCTTACAAGATGATTTTTATGATTACGTCAATGGAAAATGGGCGGAGACCGCTGTAATTCCTGATGATAAGCCTTCAACCGGTGGTTTTATGGATTTGGACCAAGATATCGAAAACTTGATGTTGGATATCACTGGAAAATGGCAACGAGGTGAAGAATTGCCCGAAGACAGTATTCTCCAAAACTTTGTCAAATACCATAAGATGGTGGCAGATTTTGATGCAAGAGAAGCAGCTGGTGTAGCGCCAGTCATGCCCTTGATCAATGAAATCAAGGCCTTGTCTTCTTTTGAAGACTATACCAGCAAGTTAGGCACCTATGAACTAGCTGGCAAACCAAATCTCTTGCCATTTAGCGTGTCACCAGACTTTATGAATGCTCAAATGAATGTCTTGTGGGGAGAAGCACCGGCTCTCATCTTGCCAGATACGACCTACTATGAAGAAGGTAACGAAAAAGGTCCAGAATTACTAGCTATCTGGCGCCAAATGATGGAAAAACTCTTGGCAAAATTTGATTTCTCAGAGGAAGAAATCAAAGATATCCTGGATAAGGTCATTGCAGGGGATGCAGAATTGGCCAAATATGTCTTGTCGAACGAAGAAAAATCAGAGTATAACAAACTCTACCATCCCTATGAGTGGGCGGATTTCAAGGCCTTGGTCCCAGAATTGCCACTCGATGCCTTCTTTACAGAAGTGATCGGACAAACTCCAGATAAAATCATCGTGCCAGAAGAGCGTTACTGGAAGGAATTCGCACCAACATTCTACTCAGCAGCCAACTGGGAGACCTTTCATGCTGCATTGAAACTCGGCGCAGCTCTTTCTTGGACTCTATTTTTGACTGAAGAAATCCGTGTCTTGGCTGGTGAATATAGTCGTACGATTGCAGGTGTTCCAGAACCTCGTTCCAAAGAAAAAGCAGCCTTGTCATTAGCAGAAGTACCATATAGCCAAGCGCTTGGACTATGGTATGCGGGAGAAAAATTCTCACCAGAAGCAAAAGCAGACGTAGAGCATAAAGTTGCAACTATGATTGAGGTTTACAAGGCTCGTCTAGAAAAAGCAGATTGGCTCGCCCCTGAGACTCGTGAAAAAGCCATTGTCAAACTCAATGTCATCACACCTCATATCGGTTACCCTGAAAAGTTACCAGAAACTTATGCCAAGAAGATTATCGACGAGAGCAAAACCTTGGTTGAAAATGCTCAAGCTCTCTACGAAATTTCAATTGCTCATAGCTGGAGTAAGTGGAACCAACCAGTTGATCGAAGTGAGTGGCATATGCCAGCAAATATGGTCAATGCCTACTATGATCCGCAACAAAACCAAATCGTCTTCCCAGCAGCAATTTTGCAGGCACCTTTCTATGATCTTCACCAATCGTCATCAGCTAACTACGGCGGAATCGGTGCAGTCATTGCCCATGAAATTTCACACGCCTTTGACACCAATGGAGCTTCCTTTGATGAGAATGGTAGCTTGAAGGACTGGTGGAAACCAGAAGATTACGAAGCCTTTACCGCTCGCACGCAAAAAGTCATCGATCAGTTTGAAGGCCAAGACTCTTACGGTGCTAAGATTAACGGGAAATTGACCGTCTCTGAAAACGTAGCGGATCTTGGAGGCATCGCTGCAGCCCTTGAGGCCGCTAAGAAAGAGGAGGATTTCTCAGCAGAAGAATTCTTCACCAACTTTGCTCGCATCTGGCGCATGAAAGCTCGGACAGAATATATGCAACTCCTTGCAAGTGTCGATGTCCACGCACCAGGAAAACTCCGTACTAATGTTCAACTACCAAACTTCGACGAATTCCACAAGGAATTTGACGTTAAAGAAGGCGACGGCATGTGGCGTGCCCCAGAAGATCGTGTGATTATTTGGTAA
- the treC gene encoding alpha,alpha-phosphotrehalase: MALDKTKVVYQIYPKSYKDTTGNGIGDFRGIIEKIPYLAELGVDMVWLNPFYPSPQRDNGYDISDYTAVNPVFGDMADFEEMVRVAKEHKIDFMLDMVLNHCSTEHEWFQKALAGDKYYQDFFFIQDQPTDWLSKFGGSAWAPFGDTGKYYLHLFDVTQADLNWRNPNVRKELFKVVNFWRDKGVKGFRFDVINLIGKDEVLVDCPENEGKPAYTDKPIVHDYLRMMNEATFGSDDSFMTVGEMSSTTIDNCVLYSAPERHELSMAFNFHHLKVDYEDGQKWTITPFDFEELKRLYHTWGKEMSERGGWSALFWNNHDQPRALNRFVDIKNFRNEGATMLAASIHLSRGTPYIYMGEEIGMIDPDYDSMADYVDVESINAYQMLLDQGHSPEQAFKIIQAKSRDNSRTPMQWDASENAGFSTGTPWLKAGKSYKDINVENEIDGPIFKFYKELIRLRKEMPIISEGSYQPALEDSQQVYAFERHLDGQKLLVLNNFYGSEAEVAIPAEYQSGRVLLSNYDDAELAEKVSLKPYQTLAILVK, from the coding sequence ATGGCATTAGATAAAACAAAGGTTGTATACCAAATTTATCCAAAATCATATAAGGACACTACAGGAAATGGAATTGGTGATTTCAGAGGAATCATTGAAAAGATTCCTTATCTAGCAGAGTTGGGCGTGGATATGGTTTGGCTCAATCCTTTCTATCCAAGCCCACAACGTGACAATGGTTACGATATTTCAGACTATACAGCCGTTAATCCTGTCTTTGGGGATATGGCTGACTTTGAAGAAATGGTCCGTGTAGCTAAAGAGCACAAGATTGACTTCATGCTAGACATGGTGCTTAACCATTGCTCAACGGAGCATGAGTGGTTCCAAAAGGCTCTTGCTGGAGATAAGTACTACCAAGATTTCTTCTTCATTCAGGACCAACCAACTGATTGGTTGTCTAAATTTGGTGGTTCTGCCTGGGCTCCTTTTGGAGATACAGGAAAATACTATCTTCACCTCTTTGACGTGACACAGGCAGACCTCAATTGGCGCAATCCCAATGTCCGCAAGGAATTGTTCAAGGTGGTCAACTTCTGGCGGGACAAGGGTGTCAAAGGCTTCCGTTTTGATGTGATCAATTTGATTGGAAAAGACGAAGTCTTGGTGGATTGCCCTGAAAATGAAGGGAAGCCAGCTTATACGGATAAACCAATTGTCCATGACTATCTTCGTATGATGAATGAAGCGACCTTTGGTTCTGATGATAGCTTTATGACAGTTGGAGAGATGTCATCGACAACCATTGACAACTGTGTTTTGTATTCAGCACCGGAGCGCCACGAGTTGTCTATGGCCTTTAACTTCCATCATCTGAAAGTCGACTATGAAGATGGTCAAAAATGGACCATTACTCCATTTGATTTTGAAGAGCTCAAACGTCTCTATCATACCTGGGGCAAGGAAATGAGTGAACGAGGAGGTTGGAGTGCCCTCTTCTGGAATAACCATGACCAACCTCGTGCTCTTAATCGCTTTGTGGATATCAAGAACTTCCGCAATGAAGGAGCGACCATGCTCGCAGCCAGCATTCACTTGTCACGTGGAACGCCTTATATCTACATGGGCGAAGAGATTGGAATGATTGATCCAGACTATGATTCGATGGCAGATTATGTGGATGTCGAATCCATCAATGCCTACCAGATGCTTTTGGATCAAGGTCATTCTCCAGAGCAAGCCTTTAAGATTATCCAAGCTAAGTCACGAGATAATTCTCGTACGCCAATGCAATGGGATGCTTCTGAAAATGCAGGTTTTTCAACAGGCACTCCATGGTTGAAAGCCGGTAAATCTTACAAAGACATCAACGTTGAAAATGAAATCGATGGACCAATCTTTAAATTCTATAAAGAATTGATTCGCTTGCGCAAAGAAATGCCTATTATTTCAGAAGGTAGCTATCAGCCGGCACTTGAAGATAGTCAACAAGTCTACGCCTTTGAACGTCATTTAGATGGTCAAAAACTCTTGGTACTCAATAATTTTTATGGAAGTGAAGCAGAAGTGGCGATTCCAGCAGAATACCAGTCAGGGCGCGTGCTCTTGTCAAACTATGACGATGCAGAGCTTGCTGAAAAGGTAAGTCTTAAGCCTTATCAAACCCTAGCAATCTTAGTAAAATAA
- the treP gene encoding PTS system trehalose-specific EIIBC component has protein sequence MGKFEQEAKDLLAAIGGKENVTAVTHCATRMRFVLGDDKKADVKTIEAIPAVKGTFTNAGQFQVIIGNDVPIFYNDFTAVSGIEGVSKEAAKSAAKSNQNPVQRVMTTLAEIFTPIIPALIVGGLILGFRNVLEGVHWSMLDGKTITEVSQFWSGVNHFLWLPGEAIFQFLPVGITWSVSRKMGTSQILGIVLGICLVSPQLLNAYSVALTPASEIAKDWVWDFGFFTVNRIGYQAQVIPALLAGLSLSYLEIFWRKHVPEVVSMIFVPFLSLIPALILAHTVLGPIGWTIGQALSTVVLAGLTGPVKWLFGAVFGALYAPFVITGLHHMTNAIDTQLIADAGGTALWPMIALSNIAQGSAVFAYYIMHRHDEREAQISLPATISAYLGVTEPALFGVNVKYIYPFVAGMIGSSIAGLLSVTFNVTAASIGIGGLPGILSIQPKYMIPFAGIMLVAIIVPMVLTFFFRKVGLFTKTEDDTELKEEFAAQEEAEFASHTATPTALAESAEVVSPLAGQVKPLSQATDPVFSSGVMGQGVVIEPSQGELVSPVNGTVTVLFPTKHAVGIVSEEGVEMLMHIGMDTVSLDGKGFEAHVEQGDKVVVGQQLISFDMDVIKKAGLVTETPVIITNQDDFQADVEGDLPRDIKRGDVLMIAHRTK, from the coding sequence ATGGGTAAATTTGAACAAGAAGCCAAAGATCTGCTTGCTGCAATCGGCGGTAAAGAAAATGTGACTGCTGTTACTCACTGTGCGACGCGTATGCGTTTCGTTCTTGGTGATGACAAGAAGGCAGATGTGAAAACAATCGAAGCCATTCCTGCTGTTAAGGGGACTTTCACCAATGCAGGTCAATTCCAAGTTATCATTGGTAATGATGTACCAATCTTTTATAACGATTTCACTGCTGTATCAGGGATTGAAGGTGTTTCTAAAGAAGCTGCTAAATCAGCTGCCAAGAGCAACCAAAACCCAGTTCAGCGTGTTATGACAACCTTGGCGGAGATCTTTACACCTATTATTCCAGCCCTTATCGTTGGGGGATTAATCCTTGGTTTCCGTAATGTTCTTGAAGGTGTGCATTGGTCTATGCTTGACGGCAAGACAATTACCGAGGTTTCTCAGTTCTGGTCAGGAGTGAATCACTTCTTGTGGTTACCTGGTGAAGCTATCTTCCAATTCTTGCCTGTAGGTATTACTTGGTCTGTTTCTCGTAAAATGGGAACTAGCCAAATTCTTGGAATTGTTTTGGGTATTTGTCTGGTGTCACCACAATTGCTTAATGCTTATTCAGTAGCATTGACACCAGCGTCTGAAATTGCTAAGGATTGGGTTTGGGATTTCGGATTCTTTACTGTTAATCGTATAGGTTATCAAGCGCAAGTTATTCCTGCCCTTCTTGCTGGTTTGTCACTTTCTTATCTTGAAATTTTCTGGCGTAAACATGTACCAGAAGTAGTATCAATGATTTTTGTACCGTTCTTGTCATTGATTCCAGCCCTTATTTTGGCTCATACTGTTTTAGGTCCTATTGGTTGGACTATTGGCCAAGCTCTTTCAACAGTGGTTCTTGCTGGTTTGACAGGTCCTGTAAAATGGCTTTTCGGTGCTGTTTTTGGTGCCCTTTATGCGCCGTTCGTTATCACTGGTCTTCACCACATGACCAATGCAATTGATACTCAGTTGATTGCAGATGCTGGTGGAACAGCTCTTTGGCCTATGATTGCTCTATCAAACATTGCTCAAGGTTCAGCAGTCTTTGCTTACTATATTATGCATCGTCATGATGAACGTGAGGCTCAAATTTCACTTCCAGCTACTATTTCAGCTTATCTTGGTGTTACAGAACCAGCCCTCTTCGGGGTTAACGTCAAATATATTTACCCATTTGTTGCGGGTATGATTGGTTCATCTATTGCAGGTCTTCTATCAGTAACCTTTAACGTTACAGCGGCCTCTATTGGTATTGGTGGGTTGCCTGGTATTCTATCAATTCAACCTAAGTATATGATTCCATTTGCAGGAATTATGCTTGTTGCTATCATTGTACCTATGGTCTTGACTTTCTTCTTCCGCAAAGTGGGTCTCTTTACTAAGACAGAAGATGATACAGAACTTAAGGAAGAATTCGCAGCTCAAGAAGAAGCTGAATTTGCATCACATACTGCTACTCCAACGGCTCTTGCTGAATCAGCAGAGGTTGTTAGCCCACTTGCTGGCCAAGTTAAACCACTTAGCCAAGCCACAGATCCTGTCTTTTCATCAGGTGTAATGGGACAAGGTGTCGTCATCGAACCAAGTCAAGGGGAATTGGTTTCACCAGTGAATGGTACAGTGACAGTACTCTTCCCAACTAAGCACGCAGTAGGTATCGTTTCTGAAGAAGGTGTTGAAATGCTAATGCACATTGGTATGGATACGGTTAGCCTTGACGGAAAAGGTTTTGAGGCTCATGTTGAACAAGGTGATAAAGTTGTTGTTGGTCAACAATTGATTAGCTTTGATATGGATGTTATCAAAAAGGCTGGTTTGGTCACTGAGACTCCAGTTATCATTACAAATCAAGATGATTTCCAAGCAGATGTTGAAGGAGATCTTCCACGTGATATTAAACGTGGTGATGTTCTCATGATTGCTCATCGAACAAAATAA
- the treR gene encoding trehalose operon repressor, translating to MKKYQIIYKDLEKAIHEQKYQVGDFLPTEQELVQSYQVSRDTIRKALTLLVEEGLVKKIHGSGSQVINQEQINFPVSDLTSYQELIEQQGLNSQTNVISLDKIIVDSKLSERTGFSNSRQVWRVVRQRVVDSCASVIDIDYLDASLVPQLNRSIAEYSIYDYIENQINLSISHAFKEITIDNATDQDKILIDLGKDQHVVCVRSKVYLNNGKQFQFTESRHKLEKFKFVDYAKRHH from the coding sequence ATGAAAAAATATCAGATTATTTATAAGGATTTAGAAAAAGCTATCCATGAGCAAAAGTATCAAGTGGGAGACTTTCTCCCCACCGAACAAGAACTGGTTCAATCTTACCAGGTTAGTCGAGACACTATACGAAAAGCATTAACCTTACTCGTTGAAGAAGGCTTGGTCAAAAAAATTCATGGCTCTGGCTCTCAGGTTATTAACCAGGAACAAATCAACTTTCCTGTGTCTGACCTTACTAGTTACCAAGAACTAATAGAACAACAAGGCCTTAATTCGCAAACCAATGTTATTTCTCTGGATAAAATCATCGTTGATTCCAAACTCTCAGAAAGAACTGGTTTTTCTAACAGCCGACAGGTTTGGCGTGTTGTTCGCCAAAGAGTCGTTGATAGCTGTGCCTCTGTTATAGATATTGATTACCTAGATGCAAGCCTTGTTCCTCAACTAAACCGTAGCATTGCTGAATACTCTATTTACGACTACATTGAGAATCAGATCAACCTTAGCATTTCCCACGCCTTTAAAGAAATCACTATCGATAATGCTACCGATCAGGATAAGATTCTTATCGACCTAGGTAAGGACCAGCACGTCGTCTGTGTCCGTTCAAAAGTTTATTTAAACAATGGAAAACAGTTTCAATTTACGGAAAGTCGCCATAAACTTGAAAAATTCAAATTTGTTGATTATGCCAAGCGCCATCATTAA
- a CDS encoding TIGR01440 family protein, producing MLLDLEEKTRVLVEDIVERSAIGRGAIFVLGLSSSEVAGGTIGKASSREIGQRIVKTILEVLEPKGIYLAVQGCEHLNRALVVERELAMAKDLEIVNVLPTLHAGGSGQLAAFDYMKDPVEVEEIVAQAGIDIGDTSIGMHVKRVQVPLRPIIPELGGAHVTALASRPKLIGGARAEYLADPIRKN from the coding sequence ATGTTGCTAGATTTAGAAGAGAAGACACGTGTGCTTGTAGAAGATATTGTTGAACGTTCAGCTATTGGGAGAGGAGCTATCTTTGTCTTGGGCCTGTCTTCCAGTGAGGTTGCTGGTGGGACTATCGGCAAAGCCTCTAGCCGCGAAATTGGTCAACGAATTGTGAAAACTATTCTTGAGGTTTTGGAACCTAAAGGGATTTACTTGGCTGTTCAGGGCTGTGAACATTTGAATCGTGCTTTGGTTGTCGAGCGTGAGCTTGCCATGGCTAAAGATTTGGAAATTGTGAATGTTCTTCCTACCTTGCACGCTGGGGGAAGTGGTCAGCTGGCTGCTTTCGACTATATGAAGGATCCTGTTGAGGTGGAGGAAATTGTCGCTCAGGCTGGTATTGATATTGGGGATACCTCTATTGGTATGCATGTGAAGAGGGTCCAAGTTCCTCTTCGCCCTATTATTCCAGAATTAGGTGGTGCCCATGTGACTGCTTTGGCTAGTCGTCCTAAGTTAATTGGTGGTGCTCGTGCGGAGTATCTAGCAGATCCTATTCGTAAAAACTAA